The genomic stretch GGATCAGCACATGTTGTGCCCGTGTGGGGAGCACTGCGGCTGCAACCCCTGCACCTGCGTCAAGACCCAAACACAAACCTCCGCCAAGGGCTGTACCTGTGGTGAGGGATGCACCTGTGCCAGTTGCGCCACTTAGATCCTTAACTATGTCTATACCATACTTGTATCATAAGTGCTAGTTAGTCAATCTGAAATAAAACTGTTTATTGAGGTCCAAGGTTCAACAATATATTGTATGCTCTGCTTTTGTCTAATGACTCATCCAAGTGTATGAAAATAATACCGTAAACCTTGAGTGTCTTCGGCTAATACAATCAACTAACTGAGTCTCCTAGAAATGATAGTCTGTGAACACAAGGAGATAAATTTTGTAACTGAATGGGTAACAACATCAAGTTGCCAAAGGCATAGCTTCCTGACCTTGTGTACATGAAAAGGAATAGCTTGACTTACCCGCTGAACATCAAAAGGGAACAATGATTGTGTTCATCACATTAATCTCATTGTGTTTTCA from Camelina sativa cultivar DH55 unplaced genomic scaffold, Cs unpScaffold02621, whole genome shotgun sequence encodes the following:
- the LOC104774376 gene encoding metallothionein-like protein 4A, which produces GNSCRCRMREASGGDQHMLCPCGEHCGCNPCTCVKTQTQTSAKGCTCGEGCTCASCAT